The following coding sequences are from one Deltaproteobacteria bacterium window:
- a CDS encoding nitrite/sulfite reductase, with protein sequence MTNGAESMDTISASEIAGVAGAVEALRSGTISPDEFRRRRVVMGIYPIRGGPDRYLLRVRIPLGRVSPRHLRALAETADRYATGGGVHLTTRQDVHIYGVEMRCLPEALAFLAEAGLTTREACGDTVRNTVVCPFAGISQGEVFDVTPYAQTLGARLLRHPLGQRLPRKFKIAFEGCRGADHVGLPFQDMGVRAVVSPEGRPGFRIHVAGGLGALPQAGFPLEPFTPVSRLWPTVEALLRIFDRMGDRTNRGRARLKFVAGRLGSEAFRRLLFDERDSVESSEQERVLELPEPLLVGSTPEAGVDVLPSWPGALRQRQAGCVAVPVRIPLGDLSSGQLRSLAELTERVGAGVRITTAQGILLIDIPESDGERVSRALRDRGFHPQRTASIVRCAGTDTCTVGITRVRGLAALLEEKISSLETATRLRRPVTIKISGCPNGCGHHLVGEIGLRGVARNVNGRLAPHYMIHLGGGTREDGTALFGTPIGRVAARRVPEAVERLMALLDEEGEDGESARETFVRLGKDRCAAPLKDLLEESPERYREEDFFDLGVSSPEVFPAVSAGKAP encoded by the coding sequence ATGACCAACGGCGCGGAGTCGATGGACACGATCTCCGCGTCCGAAATCGCCGGGGTCGCGGGTGCGGTGGAGGCGCTCCGCTCCGGAACGATCTCTCCGGACGAGTTCCGCCGCCGCCGCGTCGTCATGGGGATCTACCCCATCCGAGGGGGGCCGGACCGGTACCTCCTCCGTGTCCGCATTCCGCTCGGACGGGTTTCGCCCCGTCATCTGCGAGCCCTCGCGGAGACGGCCGACCGGTACGCGACCGGCGGAGGCGTCCACCTGACCACCCGGCAGGATGTCCACATCTACGGGGTGGAGATGCGGTGCCTCCCCGAGGCGCTTGCCTTCCTTGCGGAGGCGGGGCTCACCACGCGGGAAGCGTGCGGCGACACGGTGCGCAACACCGTGGTTTGCCCCTTCGCGGGGATCTCCCAAGGCGAGGTCTTCGACGTGACGCCGTACGCGCAAACCCTCGGCGCGCGCCTCCTTCGGCATCCTCTCGGTCAACGGCTTCCGCGCAAGTTCAAAATCGCCTTCGAGGGATGCCGTGGCGCCGACCACGTCGGACTTCCGTTCCAGGACATGGGGGTTCGGGCCGTCGTCTCGCCGGAGGGGCGGCCGGGATTCCGGATCCACGTCGCCGGGGGGTTGGGAGCATTGCCGCAAGCGGGGTTCCCGCTGGAGCCGTTCACTCCGGTATCCCGTTTATGGCCCACCGTGGAGGCGCTGTTGCGGATCTTCGACCGCATGGGGGACCGGACGAACCGCGGGCGCGCGCGGCTGAAATTCGTCGCGGGAAGGTTGGGGTCCGAAGCATTCCGGCGGCTTCTCTTCGACGAGCGGGATTCCGTGGAGTCTTCCGAACAAGAGCGTGTGTTGGAGTTGCCCGAGCCGCTTCTCGTGGGCAGCACGCCGGAGGCGGGAGTGGATGTGCTTCCGTCCTGGCCCGGCGCGCTGCGGCAGCGCCAGGCTGGCTGTGTGGCGGTGCCCGTCCGTATCCCCCTCGGGGATCTCTCTTCGGGGCAGCTGCGTTCGCTCGCCGAGTTGACGGAGCGGGTGGGCGCCGGAGTGCGCATCACGACGGCCCAGGGGATCCTTCTGATCGACATTCCGGAATCGGATGGGGAGCGCGTTTCGAGGGCGCTTCGGGATCGCGGTTTCCACCCCCAGCGGACGGCGTCGATCGTCCGGTGCGCGGGAACGGACACCTGCACGGTGGGGATCACCCGTGTTCGTGGACTCGCCGCGTTGCTGGAAGAAAAGATCTCTTCCCTGGAGACGGCGACGCGCCTGCGCCGGCCGGTGACGATCAAAATCTCCGGGTGCCCCAACGGGTGCGGCCATCATCTGGTCGGGGAGATCGGCCTGCGGGGGGTCGCAAGGAACGTGAACGGCCGGCTGGCTCCCCATTACATGATCCACCTTGGTGGCGGCACCCGGGAGGACGGGACGGCGCTCTTCGGGACGCCCATCGGCCGCGTCGCGGCCCGCCGTGTTCCGGAAGCGGTGGAGCGCCTGATGGCGCTTCTCGACGAGGAGGGCGAGGACGGAGAGAGCGCCCGGGAAACGTTTGTGCGACTCGGGAAAGACCGGTGCGCTGCGCCGCTGAAGGACCTACTGGAGGAATCCCCGGAGCGTTACCGCGAGGAGGATTTCTTCGACCTCGGGGTTTCCTCCCCGGAGGTGTTCCCCGCCGTCAGCGCGGGCAAGGCTCCCTGA
- a CDS encoding phosphoadenylyl-sulfate reductase codes for MTTEQARQWRARFEEESPEAVLRWALSEFHPDIALASSFSMEDIVLIAMMADIRPDARIFALDTGRLHEETYEAAEAVRRKMGVPIEWCFPETAAVEELERSKGLYSFRESLENRHECCRIRKVEPLSRALSGLRAWVTGQRREQSVTRRSLEVLEIDETHERILKLNPLAGWTEGDVGEYVRKRGLPVNKLHDMGYPSIGCAPCTRPVAPGEDPRAGRWWWERPEHKECGLHARNAGGNDRRNKGEGEE; via the coding sequence ATGACAACGGAACAGGCAAGACAATGGCGGGCCCGTTTCGAAGAGGAGAGTCCCGAGGCGGTCCTTCGGTGGGCCTTGTCCGAATTCCACCCGGACATCGCGCTCGCCTCGAGTTTCAGCATGGAGGACATCGTCCTCATCGCCATGATGGCGGACATCCGTCCAGATGCCCGGATCTTCGCCTTGGACACCGGCCGGCTCCACGAGGAGACGTACGAGGCGGCCGAGGCGGTGCGCCGCAAGATGGGTGTCCCGATCGAATGGTGCTTCCCGGAAACCGCGGCAGTCGAGGAACTGGAGAGAAGCAAGGGGCTGTACTCCTTCCGGGAGAGCCTGGAAAACCGCCACGAGTGCTGCCGGATCCGGAAAGTGGAACCTCTGTCCCGTGCCCTTTCCGGGTTGCGCGCGTGGGTGACGGGGCAGCGCAGGGAGCAGTCCGTCACACGGCGTAGCCTGGAGGTTCTGGAGATCGACGAGACCCACGAGAGGATCCTGAAGCTGAACCCTCTTGCAGGCTGGACGGAAGGAGACGTGGGGGAGTACGTCCGGAAGCGGGGGCTCCCCGTGAACAAGCTCCACGACATGGGGTACCCCTCGATCGGATGCGCCCCGTGCACGCGCCCCGTCGCTCCCGGCGAGGACCCAAGGGCGGGCCGTTGGTGGTGGGAGCGGCCGGAGCACAAGGAGTGCGGGCTCCATGCAAGGAACGCCGGCGGAAACGACCGTCGCAACAAAGGTGAAGGAGAAGAGTGA
- a CDS encoding OmpA family protein — protein sequence MRELSELKAQQTERGIVLTIGDVLFATGKANLSPDANKSVAKLAEFLKKYQKRNVLIEGHTDSVGKDDYNLTLSRNRADSVKSNLVGNGIEAGRITTVGYGKKFPLASNDTKAGKAQNRRVEVIILNEGVKAETQFRM from the coding sequence ATGAGAGAGCTTTCGGAGCTCAAAGCCCAGCAGACGGAGCGGGGGATCGTCCTGACGATCGGGGACGTGTTGTTTGCCACCGGCAAGGCAAATCTCTCACCGGACGCGAACAAGAGCGTGGCCAAGTTGGCGGAATTTTTAAAGAAGTATCAGAAGCGGAACGTGCTGATCGAGGGACACACGGACAGCGTCGGGAAGGATGACTACAACCTGACCCTTTCCCGGAATAGAGCGGATTCGGTGAAATCCAACCTGGTGGGGAACGGAATCGAGGCAGGTCGGATCACCACCGTGGGGTATGGAAAGAAGTTCCCCCTGGCCAGCAACGACACCAAGGCCGGCAAGGCGCAGAACCGTCGTGTGGAAGTGATCATCCTGAACGAAGGGGTCAAGGCCGAAACACAGTTCCGGATGTGA
- a CDS encoding DUF2061 domain-containing protein: MESHKRSIAKTISWRVVATIITGVVTYFLTGRLDFAVTVGLADTFVKFFIYYAHERIWTRISYGKVRPLEYEI, translated from the coding sequence TTGGAATCCCACAAAAGAAGCATCGCGAAGACGATCAGCTGGCGCGTCGTGGCCACCATCATCACGGGGGTCGTGACGTACTTCCTGACCGGCCGTCTCGATTTCGCCGTGACCGTGGGCCTCGCGGACACTTTCGTGAAGTTCTTCATCTACTATGCCCACGAACGGATATGGACCCGGATCTCGTACGGCAAGGTCCGTCCGCTGGAGTACGAGATCTGA
- a CDS encoding sulfate adenylyltransferase subunit 2 has translation MDHLDALENESIYIFREAHRKFKDLAMLWSIGKDSTTLLWLARKAFFGKVPFPLVHIDTSFKHPTMIEYRDRMAKEWAVDLIVSRNEEALCQGMEPGKGRFVCCNALKTQGLQQILDRHGFKGVFLGIRRDEEGSRAKERIFSPRDKNFEWNYKDQPPELWDQFNTSFGPDTHVRIHPLLSWTELDIWEYIRREEIPVCPLYLSRDGKRFRSLGCVPCNFPIASGASTVNEIIEELKVTKTPERAGRAQDHEAAYMMQKLRSLGYM, from the coding sequence GTGGATCATCTCGACGCGCTGGAGAACGAGAGCATCTACATCTTCCGGGAGGCGCACCGGAAGTTCAAGGACCTCGCCATGCTGTGGTCGATCGGCAAGGATTCGACCACGCTGTTATGGCTGGCGCGCAAGGCGTTTTTCGGCAAGGTTCCCTTTCCCCTCGTCCACATCGACACAAGTTTCAAACATCCGACGATGATCGAGTATCGGGACCGGATGGCGAAGGAGTGGGCGGTGGATCTCATCGTCAGCCGGAACGAGGAAGCTCTCTGCCAGGGAATGGAGCCCGGAAAGGGGCGTTTCGTGTGCTGCAACGCCCTCAAGACGCAAGGGCTGCAGCAAATACTCGACCGGCACGGGTTCAAAGGGGTCTTCCTCGGGATCCGGCGGGACGAGGAGGGGTCCCGGGCGAAGGAACGGATCTTCTCCCCCCGGGACAAGAATTTCGAGTGGAACTACAAGGACCAGCCGCCGGAGCTTTGGGATCAGTTCAACACCTCCTTCGGCCCCGACACCCACGTGAGGATCCACCCGCTTCTCTCTTGGACGGAGCTGGACATCTGGGAATACATCCGCAGGGAGGAGATTCCGGTCTGCCCCCTGTACCTGTCGAGGGACGGGAAACGGTTCCGGTCGCTGGGGTGCGTTCCGTGCAACTTCCCGATCGCGTCCGGCGCCTCCACGGTGAACGAGATCATCGAGGAGCTCAAGGTGACGAAAACTCCGGAGCGCGCCGGTCGCGCCCAGGACCACGAGGCGGCGTACATGATGCAGAAGCTGCGCTCCCTCGGCTACATGTGA
- a CDS encoding GTP-binding protein, with amino-acid sequence MNINDTLRIVIVGHVDHGKSTLIGRLFYDTGSLPEERYREIEATCQAQGRAFEFAYLMDALEEEREHGITIDTAQTFFKTPLRPYIIIDAPGHKEFLKNMITGAAAADAAILLVDAAEGVLEQTRRHAYMLSLLGLRQVVVAVNKLDLVGFRRDRFEEVEEEIRGFLLSVGLVPAHVVPISAREGDNIATPSERTAWYSGTTLLGALDSFSPARDISGLPLRFPVQDIYVGDGKRVYAGRVESGCLRAGSRTVFSPSGKKAVVRSVEKWKQPDLPEARAGECVGVTFTEELFVERGEVLSEEGEASPAAREISASLFWLGNEPLRLSSRYVLKLATAEVEAVLSAITERIDSSTLEVIERHANRVENLEVANVTFTLQHPIAADTFKENPRLGRFVVVVGEFVAGGGIVREVRSDRLGGGTRVVRLHARMMTEPDGNFIDLSQEAGPVEFEVSPGFVARLGEGEKVAIRLCTADQLERISRLAFGYGLGMTFRRGPEGNRVVLFREGPVSQAPAVEGFPVI; translated from the coding sequence ATGAACATCAACGACACGTTGCGCATCGTGATCGTGGGCCACGTGGACCACGGAAAGTCGACCCTCATCGGGCGGCTGTTCTACGACACCGGCTCCCTTCCCGAGGAACGGTATCGGGAGATCGAGGCGACCTGCCAGGCGCAGGGGAGGGCGTTCGAGTTCGCCTACCTCATGGACGCGCTGGAGGAGGAGCGGGAGCACGGCATCACCATCGACACGGCCCAGACCTTCTTCAAGACTCCCTTGCGTCCCTACATCATCATCGACGCCCCCGGGCACAAGGAATTCCTGAAGAACATGATCACGGGCGCCGCCGCGGCCGACGCGGCCATCCTTCTGGTCGACGCGGCGGAGGGTGTCCTGGAACAGACCCGCCGGCACGCCTACATGCTCTCCCTTCTCGGGCTGCGGCAGGTGGTGGTGGCGGTCAACAAGCTGGACCTCGTCGGCTTCCGCCGGGACCGGTTCGAGGAGGTGGAAGAGGAAATTCGTGGATTCCTTCTCTCCGTGGGCCTCGTCCCCGCGCACGTGGTCCCCATCTCCGCCCGCGAAGGGGACAACATCGCCACCCCTTCGGAGCGGACCGCATGGTACTCCGGTACCACCCTCCTTGGCGCCCTCGACTCCTTTTCCCCTGCCCGGGACATCTCCGGGCTGCCGCTACGGTTCCCGGTGCAGGACATCTACGTGGGAGACGGAAAGCGGGTCTACGCGGGGCGCGTGGAGTCCGGCTGCCTCCGTGCAGGAAGCCGGACGGTCTTCTCCCCTTCGGGTAAGAAGGCCGTGGTCCGTTCGGTGGAGAAATGGAAACAGCCGGATCTTCCGGAGGCCCGCGCCGGAGAGTGCGTCGGGGTCACCTTCACCGAGGAACTGTTCGTGGAGCGCGGGGAAGTCCTGTCCGAAGAGGGGGAGGCGTCCCCGGCGGCGCGGGAGATCTCGGCGAGCCTGTTCTGGCTGGGAAACGAACCGCTCCGGCTTTCCTCGCGGTACGTCCTGAAACTCGCCACCGCCGAGGTCGAGGCGGTCCTCTCGGCGATCACGGAGCGGATCGACTCTTCCACGCTGGAGGTCATCGAGCGCCACGCGAACCGGGTCGAGAACCTGGAGGTCGCCAACGTCACGTTCACGCTCCAGCACCCGATCGCGGCGGACACGTTCAAGGAGAACCCGCGGCTGGGGCGGTTCGTCGTCGTGGTGGGGGAATTCGTGGCCGGCGGAGGGATCGTCCGGGAGGTTCGCTCGGACCGTCTCGGCGGCGGGACGCGCGTTGTGCGCCTCCATGCGCGGATGATGACGGAGCCGGACGGAAATTTCATCGACCTTTCCCAGGAAGCGGGACCGGTGGAATTCGAGGTGTCTCCCGGGTTCGTGGCACGCCTCGGTGAAGGCGAAAAGGTCGCGATCCGGCTTTGCACGGCGGACCAGTTGGAGAGAATCTCCCGCTTGGCGTTCGGGTACGGCCTCGGCATGACGTTTCGCCGGGGGCCGGAAGGGAACCGCGTCGTCCTGTTCCGGGAAGGTCCGGTATCCCAGGCACCGGCGGTAGAGGGATTTCCGGTCATATGA
- a CDS encoding DUF4398 domain-containing protein, whose product MDGKKRRIQQMFVVVTVIGLLFAVGCATSKGTAQLSGEKIFRADKAFSDAKDGNASLNAKDALAVAEGKLAHAKDAFAKQNFEEAANLAEQAAVDADYAQAKSTTQKNLNIAEAIKKNNDALRQEIQRMSY is encoded by the coding sequence ATGGACGGGAAGAAAAGGAGAATCCAGCAGATGTTCGTTGTCGTGACGGTCATCGGGCTGCTTTTCGCGGTCGGATGCGCCACTTCGAAAGGGACCGCACAATTGTCCGGCGAGAAGATCTTCCGGGCGGATAAAGCCTTCTCGGATGCCAAGGATGGCAATGCGTCCCTGAACGCGAAGGATGCTCTTGCGGTTGCGGAAGGGAAACTCGCGCACGCCAAGGACGCCTTCGCGAAGCAGAATTTCGAAGAGGCTGCAAACCTGGCGGAGCAGGCGGCGGTCGACGCGGATTACGCCCAGGCCAAATCCACGACCCAGAAGAACCTGAATATCGCGGAAGCGATAAAGAAAAACAACGACGCCCTGCGCCAGGAAATCCAGCGGATGTCCTATTAA